A genome region from Trichosurus vulpecula isolate mTriVul1 chromosome 5, mTriVul1.pri, whole genome shotgun sequence includes the following:
- the LOC118851901 gene encoding ubiquitin-conjugating enzyme E2 C-like, which produces MASQNHDPAAASAAAAARKGAEPGAGAARGSVGKRLQQELMTLMMSGDKGISAFPESDNLFKWVGTIHGAAGTVYEDLRYKLSLEFPSGYPYNAPTVKFVTPCYHPNVDTQGNICLDILKDKWSALYDVRTILLSIQSLLGEPNIDSPLNTHAAELWTNPTAFKKYLLETYMKQVTSQEP; this is translated from the coding sequence ATGGCCTCGCAGAATCACGATCCGGCCGCTGCtagcgccgccgccgccgcccgcaAAGGAGCCGAGCCTGGGGCGGGCGCGGCCCGCGGGTCCGTGGGCAAGAGGTTACAGCAGGAATTGATGACCCTAATGATGTCTGGAGACAAAGGAATTTCTGCTTTCCCAGAGTCAGACAATCTCTTCAAGTGGGTTGGGACCATCCATGGGGCAGCTGGGACAGTATATGAAGACTTAAGGTACAAGCTCTCCCTGGAGTTCCCCAGCGGCTATCCATATAATGCTCCCACTGTGAAATTTGTCACACCTTGTTACCATCCTAATGTGGACACCCAAGGCAATATCTGTTTGGACATCCTCAAGGACAAGTGGTCAGCTCTGTATGATGTCAGGACCATCCTGCTGTCTATCCAGAGCCTGCTGGGAGAACCCAACATTGACAGCCCATTGAacacacatgctgctgaactTTGGACAAACCCTACAGCCTTTAAAAAGTACCTGCTGGAAACCTACATGAAGCAGGTGACTAGCCAAGAGCCCTGA